GGTCTGAATCTCAAGGTTCCTCATCCGACTTCCATGACTCCCTGTCTCATGGTTCAACATCTGATTCCCAAGGCTCTGTGCCCCATGGTTCAGTATCTTGTGGTTCAGATGAGGACTTTAATCATGACTGTGAACCATGTCTAATTGATGGTCAACACATACAGGCTCATGGATACTGTGTAGAATGTAAAGAGTACCTCTGCAGAAACTGTTTCAGGTATCACCAGCGTACAAGGGCACTGAAGCATCATCAGCTTTTGGATAAGGTGAATATTGACAACCTTGGTATGACTGCTAAACCCTCAAAGACATGCAcagaaaaatgtgaaattcataaggaagaaataatcaaattttTCTGTCCCAAACATGATGTGCTTGGCTGCACTGACTGTATGACAATGAACCACAGAGTTTGTAATATAGACTATATTCCAGATAAATGTAATGACATTGTCAATAGTGCTGAATATAAAGATGTAATAAGGCTGCTAGATCAGAAAATCGTAGAAGCAGATACTGCTGTGAAAAAGGCAAATGAAAAAGACAACATTATAGACACATGTCATGAAAAAGCTAAACAAGATATGGATaagtttcaaattgaaataattcaacTCATTTCTGAAAAGCACAAACAAATAAAGGCAGAAATGGATGCAAGGAAATCAGTAGATAAACAAAAAATCAAGGATTTGCTGACATCATGTACACAAGCCAGTTTAAATATTAACCAGCTCAAATCGAATATAGCTGATAGTAAAGCCAACAACCAAAATGGACAAATGTTCATTGCAATAATGCGAGCTAAATCACATCTAAAATCAGATGTAGATGTACTTAAAGAAAATGCTGAATCCTTAGAAAAGACAGATGTTGAGTATACTTTTGCacataataatgaattaaaaCAAATGCTTTCAAAGTATGGCAAGTTTGGACAGCTTATAAATTCTAAGGACACGGGCAATGTCAGAATGCCCTATGACTCACACAGTAAGGATAGGGACAACTCAAAAATGCCTCAAGACTCACATGAAggaaactgcaaaatgtccaacaGTAAGGATACACCAAACTCCAGCTGGGCCCGTTTCTCAACTTCTAGAGGTACAGACAACTCTCAAAAGTCTTATGACTCTGACTCCAAGGATACAGACAACTCCAACTGGGCTTTATTTACACATACAGACAGCTCTAAAAAGTCTTATGACTCTGACTCCAAGGATACCGACAACTCCAACTGGGCTTTATTTACACATACAGACAGCTCTAAAAAGTTTTATGACTCTGACTCCAAGGATACAGACAACTCCAACTGGGCTTTATTTACACATACAGACAGCTCCAAAAAGTCTTATGACTCTGACTCCAAGGATACAGCCAACTCCAGCTGGGCTCGTTCCTCAATTCTAGAGATACAGACAGCTCTAAAAAGTCTTATGACTCTGACTCCAAGGATACAGACAACTCCAACTGGGCTTTATTTACACATACAGACAGCTCTAAAAAGTTTTATGACTCTGACTCCAAGGATACAGACAACTCCAACTGGGCTTTATTTACACATACAGACAGCTCTAAAAAGTCTTATGACTCCAATTCTAAGGACACAGGCAACTCCAATTGGGCTTGCTTTACAAACAGCTCTAAAATGTTGCATGACTCCAATTCTAAGGAAACAGTCAACTCCAAAATGTCTTATGACTCAAATTCTAAGGCAACAGGCATGACCAAAATATCAAATGACACTAGCTCTATGAAAACAGGCAAATCAAAAATACCTTATGACTTTAAAACTAAGAAAACTGATAAGTTTGACATGTCATATGACTCTCAGTCTAAGAATACAAGCAGACCTAAAACCTCTAGGTTTAATGACAGTATAAGAAAAAATGCAACCACTGTCATTCAAGAAACTGTAAAACCTCATACCCTTAGTCATAGAGGATACATTGATATCAAGACAGAAACAGATCTTGAGACTTGTGGAATCAGTGCATGTGCAATTCTGTCTTTTGATAGGCTTCTTCTCGCTGATACAGACAACATGAAATTGAAGATAGTGAGATCAAGAGACTAGCTTCTACTGTAACTGATGAGAAAATCCTTGAATCACCACCTAGGGACATAGCATTACTTCCAAAGGATGAGGCTGTAGTGACACTTCCAGACAAAAACAAGATTCTTCTTGTAGCAACAGCCGGACAACTCTCCATCAAAAATACAATCCATGTTGAAGGCGTGTGCAGAGGTTTAACTTATAATCAGGACTGCTTGTATGTTGTCTGCTGGAATCCATATTGCGTTTTTGTACTGGAAATGGATGGAAAGATCAAATATGCAATTTCGCTTCCTTCAAAGTGTCTGAGCCCACACTACATTGTGTATAATCCAGTTTTTCAACTCATCTATGTAAGTGACATGGGTAGGCATTCTATCTGCAGTTTAACATTACAAGGGGACATCACTGCTGTATTTACTGACAAGGGACTTAGACCACTTGGAATGGTTATGCTTGATGATGGCTCGTTGTTGGTGTGCAACCAGTTCAATAACACAATACGGTGTATATCTGGCGACTTAAAACAAAGCTGGCAAGTGATAAATGGCTTAAAGTCATGGAAACCACAATCCATTATCTACAGTGGTGATCGCAATGAAGTCTACATTGGAGCTTCAAACAGTGATCAACTTAAAACTTTCACTTTAGTATAGTTTTTCTCCACTGATCACATATTTCACACTTAACCCAAAAACTAAGTACAGCACAAAAAGGACACATAACATAACCAAATAAAAAGCATAACAGAAGTATCTGTACATGTATCAggcatttatcaatattttatgtTAGACTGAcaaaaaccttcattttttttttcattttagtttagTTGCTTTTCTCTCTTCTTTGTAATCAAGTAAGATTTAAAAACTGTACATGAACAAGATGTACACATCCAAgtttgtatttttacataaattgcTTGCGTAGTTATCATCTGAAATTCTTCACTTACTTTCTTCTCTTaactgataaaaagaaaatagtctaaaaagatttttttttaatttctggtGAAGTGCATTGTAGGaaaatttcttgttttaattgaaatatactttatttgctataaaagaattaaaaacaCAACTTCTTTTAATCATTGTGTAGTTTTTACTTCACTCTATGTGTGTTCTTACCTATCAATATTAGGTTTCTTTATTGCTTTTGATTACTAAGTCATTACGTGAAAAGTCAACGGGCAAGTTTCTTTCATTGTATCTGAGTTTATTTATAACAGTCGCCACTTACCCATATTATATTGGCAATTTGTCCTtaagaatgtttttttgttttgggtggAGGGGGTGGGAGATATTAGTAGTTTGTGGagagtgcaagatacagaaggtGCTCCAATTTTAGAAGCCTttggttctttagcatgccagaTATGAAGCTACCATACAATGGACTCTGAGATCTTGTCCAAATGTTAGTTATTTTAATTGGAGTAATTACGTGGGATCAAACTCGCTACCTCTCAGTTCATAGCCTAGTGTCTTACTACCACTAAACCACTGAATCTACTCTCACCAGGTTTCATTAAACAGCTTTTCCAACGTATACCTAGATATCGATCACTATCATTAAGAAATGTCATCCTGTGTATCTGATACTGACTCACTGCAATTAAAAGATTAGATATCAGGGCTTCACctgggcctcagaaagttgtagccactttttgagagaaattgaagctgaattgctgaaatttggccacattttaataaaattcttgttgccactttaaaaaatctgtagccagttctttgattttgtagcatttggctacattggcgATTGGCAGATGAGGCCCTGCATATATTACATTTGCCTTTGAAAGTAAAATCTCAGGTATCAAGTCAAAACAtcccctagtcaaaacacccACTAGTTTGGTCAAACTGTCCCCCATTTGGTTTAGAATTTGGTCAAAACACCCCCTACAAAACACCCCctatcatgtttttgttttttttaaattctatgttttttataatatttcgtttttaaatatttttagatcCTGTATTACTCAAAATCAATTTTATCAACACCTAAATCAATTTAATCAACTCCTTTAAACTATACATAGCTGTGCATTAATTGATATAATATACAAATACGAATATGAATTTATTAAGCAGAAAACATCTTACGTTTGCTTATAGTCAATATTATAATACAATACAGTGAGAAAACAACatgtcattttaacattttccgaAGAGTACATCAACTGGAACATTACAAATTAAAGTAATATTCAACTGATCAGAGTTAACTTATAATAttcatttagaattattttaaaaagctaTTAACAACAGTCACATTTATACATTATGCCAATAGATACAAAGTAATATCTGTTATGAATAACATAATATAACTGTTTTTCCCATGCTGCAAAAGGTTTTACCCTTGAAGCAATATTTTCTGTGGTCCCAGTGTCTCATTCCTTACTCATTATATATTTAGATAAAACAGCTAATGTATTTAGTATAAAGGTGGATCTCACAGACAGTATCAGGGACTGCGTTTTGGGCGGAGTTGAGTGATAACTTtgccttaaaatatttcacttcgccCTTCCCGCCCAGAAAAGCAAAGTTCCAGTCGCTCTAAAATTGgatgaaagaaaaacataatcAGCAATAAAGTGCGCTCAGTTATGTGAAGAACATAATCAGCAATAAAGTGCGCCAAGATTATACATCTCGgttatgtaaagtctgtaaacacAATATGCAATACACAGAACATAATCGGGAGGCACGCACGGCGAAACTTGTCCTTGACTACAAAAGATGATCACTCAATTTCAGGTTGCTGCCACTGAACTGGCTGCTAATTGTTTGCAGTTAATGTGATTGCGTAAGTAATAATTAAAGTTGACCGAAATCGGAGATCAGAGAGCCCGAAAAATTCGAAAACAGCGATAACTTCCGAATTTCTTAATGAAGCAAAAAGTGTCAGTATTTAATTACTAAATTAGGAGATGTCTTATCCAGTAATCATGGTTTCGGAAAAAATCATGTCGAAATTTTGGTTGTCGGGAATAGATCTAGAACACAATGTAGACTATCCGTTattctagtccaaataatttgacgtcaaatctgattctgagatattttcatgATAGGGCAGATTCCCACTGTTTACAATATTGCGACTTGCGTACAATTAGTTGGGACTACATGTACCAGTTACTCCCGAATCGGGATTTGTTTACAATCTAaccattttttatctttatttcttggCCTGTATTTCTTCCATTACCGGTAAAAACATGTAAAGTTAAATATAATGCCTttgacaaactattaaatttgttgtttgataaaaatagcagacGACTCTTATAGTTCATTTTGATatgtataaaagggaggtaatacatttaaccaattattaaattttttatgtcaaaatacgttgtttaaaaaaatattgactcTGATTTTTATgtctttatctactgatcaatTCATTGAAAGTTAGAGACAATTGTATAACAGCTAAgaacaactgaaaataaaatctaGGAATGTATACGGAAGAAGGTTACTTGgcaattattttcagttaaatgGGTGGTACTTAAAAACTGATTGTCTCCTTCTTCTTCCAATAGTGTACATGGCCAACTCTGGAGCATCGTCCTACAAGTGAAACTTTACAAGGTGGATGTGGGGCGCAAACAAGTACAGATTAAAATGGTAAATCGCTGGTGTATTTACATTGGATTACAGCCGATGCCCGCCTTGAAAGCCTCTATGGTAGTGGCTCCTGTCAGAGTGTTCCATAACCATATACTGGATGGAAGAAGGAGTGCCGGTATGAATCTGTTCTGCAGAAGGGAACcatgaataataataatgagTTAATGACTTTATTTATTGAGGCAACACTATTAGGCATGCCCAATCTTCCAAGTGAGCCTCAAAATTATGTGCAATATTTACAAATagatttcaaatacaaaattgACAATAGCATGATCTAAGCATATGTTATGTAGTTCATTTTCCAGTTTGTCAAATAGGATCTTTTGAACTGCTCAAGACTGTTTACTTCAAGAGGTAATGAGTTCCAGATTTTTGGTCCTGAGTATTCAAGGGTTTTTTTTGTACAGTTCTAATTTTGGTTTAGGTGCTTCAAGACATTTATTTGATTCTGATCTTAAATTAATGTAAGgattatgtacaaatttaaatttactttgaagatAGGATGGACTAAGATTGTTAATTGATTTAAAGACTAAAATTGCTTTCTTATAATGCAGTCGTTCATAGTATTTCATCCAGTTCAGCTCTTTAAACAAATCTTCAGAtggaaaatcaaaacatttatcaagGATGATTTGAGttgctcttttttgaaattttgtaattttttccattGAATCTCTGTTAATCTTGTCACAGGATTAGGAGTATTAACTATTTTGTACATTGAATACCTTGTATTTCATTCTTCGTATTTTACAACTAAATTTACATGGTTCCTGTACAGGTTAATGGAAtaggggggagggggtgggactttttttcaaggtcagggaaaagTCTGGGAATTTCACTGGTTGACAGGGAAATTTGGTAAAAGTTAGTGAAAAGTCTGGGAAATTTGGAACCAGAAGTCGAAAGGTGAGGAATCAATTggtgaaaaagaagaaagaatgaaaataaaatggctAAGACAGTTTTTTCAAATTTAGCTATACCAAGCATTTTCACAAATCTTTCAGATAGCACTATAAGTATAACATATTCTGTGTTTCACatccaaaatttatattttacagtaattaagtctgtttaacacaataaatattaGAAGAATTAAGACAGTATATTACCGGCATTGTAATTAAAAGAGTAAAcagttatttcaattttataaaaataactgtCCTAAACATTACTTTTTTCACAATATAGTCATTAAATAATCTGGGTTCTCGctaggctattatcgcctgtcgcgtgcaACATGCCATCAGGCTTTGAGCTGTATAGTAATCATATAAAAATACcttaagtaaacaaaaatatagcaataatataGCATAATAACATCCTTGTCCAAAAAAGATTACATG
This window of the Mercenaria mercenaria strain notata chromosome 5, MADL_Memer_1, whole genome shotgun sequence genome carries:
- the LOC123556529 gene encoding uncharacterized protein LOC123556529; the protein is MSVPGRKVSDFHGSAPDSHGSESQGSSSDFHDSLSHGSTSDSQGSVPHGSVSCGSDEDFNHDCEPCLIDGQHIQAHGYCVECKEYLCRNCFRYHQRTRALKHHQLLDKVNIDNLGMTAKPSKTCTEKCEIHKEEIIKFFCPKHDVLGCTDCMTMNHRVCNIDYIPDKCNDIVNSAEYKDVIRLLDQKIVEADTAVKKANEKDNIIDTCHEKAKQDMDKFQIEIIQLISEKHKQIKAEMDARKSVDKQKIKDLLTSCTQASLNINQLKSNIADSKANNQNGQMFIAIMRAKSHLKSDVDVLKENAESLEKTDVEYTFAHNNELKQMLSKYGKFGQLINSKDTGNVRMPYDSHSKDRDNSKMPQDSHEGNCKMSNSKDTPNSSWARFSTSRGTDNSQKSYDSDSKDTDNSNWALFTHTDSSKKSYDSDSKDTDNSNWALFTHTDSSKKFYDSDSKDTDNSNWALFTHTDSSKKSYDSDSKDTANSSWARSSILEIQTALKSLMTLTPRIQTTPTGLYLHIQTALKSFMTLTPRIQTTPTGLYLHIQTALKSLMTPILRTQATPIGLALQTALKCCMTPILRKQSTPKCLMTQILRQQA